ttggtgggcttggtgtggcttggtggacgtggcttggtggacgtggcgggaaaggatactgcaaaatctccattccctccccacttcaggggaaggatactgcaaaatccccattccctccccactccggtgccagccagaggtggtatttgccagttctccaaactgctcaaaatttctgctaccggttctccagaacctgctggatttcacctctggtcttaGTTACTGGACACTTAACAGTTTCCACAGGATTGGTAATGTCAACCTACTGTAGTAAaaacaaatggtcatatgtcTCCTCCCCTTAAAGAATGATATAGTTATAAAAAGTTATACTTTCAATCAAGTATTCTAAGAATCTTGATATCTTGCAGAATTTTGGAAATCACTTGCACAGCTAATGGCATAgcagccattcattcattcactcactcattcattcattcattcaatttctacatCATTCATCTCACCTAAATGACTCTTTTATCTTTCCCAACTGTGCCTTGAAATGTGATGTTGGTTTGCATATTTTCTTGCATTAAAGAAGCATGAAGTTTTTTCTTTAAGGACACTAAAGACACCACTTAATTTAGATTTTTCTATTAATTATAGATAATACTATTCCCAAGTAATTTTTAGGCATTGTGTACATAccgtattttctttcttttatatcaGATAAAGGTAAAACATGAACCAATTACTGTATATCCCACAAGTGTCATTTTTATACAACCCTTGAGATCATGCTGGCCTATAATAGATTTAGAATGTTTCGGGGGGTGGGGGTTTCTCTGTAACTAAGAAGTAATAAAATAAGTACAACCAACCCATTAAAAcgtgtattttattcaaaagctcTATTCTGTCAATATGTTCAGTGAAACTAATCTTCTAAGAATAAATtagtgctgatttttttttcctcatttcacAATAGCTATTATTTtcagttaaaagaaaataaaatccataATGCCTGCAAAGGGTATCAGTGGTCCACATTTTCAGTTTTCCACCCACAGTTTTACTTTTAAGGGAAGGATACTCATAAACAGTTATTCTCGTGTGCCTCCAATACTACATCTGATGTTTGCCCAGAAAAATTGGTGACCTACAGATTGGAAAATACACAGTTGTagctaaataagtatgttttatctCCTCAGCAGACTAGTTAACCAATGagggcttgtcagaagccaggttTTCAAGAGCAAGTTTAATAATGGGAATTAAGAGCAATCAACCTATATTTAAAAGAACTGGTTTATCTGGTTTACAGATCACTTGTTGAGATtgcaaaatagaaaaagaaaacaaaatgtccTGATCTAGTTAAGTACttaaaaatgaaaagtaaaataatagatgCTCTCAACTACTAAGGAgaaaatgtttatatattaattttaaaaatcaggctTAGCATTACTATACATTATAAAATTCTGTTTTCCTCAGACAGGAAGAAATAACTTTTAACATTTTCTGCACAGTAAtattaaatgatttaaaaactGCTGTTTGAAAATACTACAAATGTAGGCTTGAATATATTTGACCTTATATCACCACATAAGATTAGTAACTGTTACGTTATTAATGTAAAGTGCAATAAATAAGGTGCTTTTGGCAAAATTAGTtacttgttttcatttttctgtgaAATCAGTATTTTCTCCTCATTTATGTGACCTTagtattttcattttcaaaaaagtcattttttaaatttgtaattttaaacaagaaaaaaaatacatacattgAAGAAAAGTGTAACAatttacaaataaacaaaaattaattgTGCTGCAAGATGCCAATAACCAATTTCGAAGCTATCTTGTCAATCTCCAAAAATTATATAAACCTGGATCAATTCCAAAATATGTCTAAATTGTAGACTAATGTGATtaatatttcaaataataattaCCTCTTTGCGAATTCAGGAATAACAAGTTTGAATTTTCAATAAATAACTTTCAGTGCCACTATGCAAAATTTAATAATTTGTGAAAAAGATAGCTGTTAACAGCTAGTTATATATTAAAAGGAATGTGAGAGCACAATCAACATTTTGTCAGTAAATATCTTCTTTCATTTGTGGAGCCAACCACTAGAATTTAAGTGAACTTTGTGTGCTTGATAGCTGTTAAAATTAGTTGTACAGTTCTGCAAAAGTCACTGAATGCTAAATCTGGGATTCCATTGAAATTCTGCTTAATGTCGCCAGAGCTCTGTCGTATGGAAGCTCCATTGGACTGGAAATTTTGACTGATTCTCCAGAAACCTCAGAATGAATAATTAAAGCATCAGCACTAAATGATCTGATTCTGATTCCTGAGgagcaggaagaagaggaggaggaagaggaggatattTCTGATTCTAAATTTGTTGTTTTATCACAACTTGTGTATTCTTGTTCCTTTTTATCCAAATGCTTGGCGCTACAATAAGGAGCGTAAACCTCAGTGGTTTCTTCAAATTGCAGGAAGTTGACTTTGtagtattttttcttcagttgcAGAACATCATTGAATTTGTGTCCCCAGAGGATTTCTCTAGGCACGTAGGAACTCCTTGACTGATGTGATGTTCCTGTTGAATCTCCAGTGTAAACAAACGTAACCAGGATCTCAAAATTTTCCTTAGCCAGAGTTTTCCTGTCAAAATCGTACAGTGGACTATCCTGGTTAATTTCATGGACAATGGTCACTGGAGTGGCAAGAATGATCTGATCATTTAGCAGTTTTAAGTCCTTGTATTCCAATATCATCCTGCCTACCCTATCTTCTACATACCTCAAGAGCTGAGCTCTTACGGTTCCTTCTACCATATGATTAGGTCGAAAATCACCTATCCGCCACATCAGACAGAGTTTACCATCCCGTAAGCCTACTGTTGCATAGTAGCTAAAGCGGATGGTCTGAGCTCGCTTTCGGGCAGTGGCCATTTTTGCTAAGGCAGCTCCAATAATGAATGTGTCAATGATGCAGCCTAAGACAGATTGTAAGACAACTGTCAGGATTGCTGCAGAACACTCATCGGTCACACAGCGAGATCCATAGCCTATGGTGGTTTGGGTTTCCAGAGAAAATAAGAAGGCCCCTGTGAAACTATTGACATTCTCCACACAGGGGGTGACTTCTTCTTCTGGCAATAAGTCTCCATGCTGGAGTGCAATGAGCCAAAACACTAAGCCAAACAATAACCAGGATAGGATGTAAGATAAGGAAAAGATCACAAACATATGGCGCCATTTGATATCTACCAATGTGGTGAAAATATCAGCCACATAGCTCTCCCACTCTCCAAAGATATGTTTGAAGTAAACATTGCaacttccatctttctgaaggAATCGCTTTTGCATTCTTTTAATCCCCACTGATGTAGTTTCCTGGTAACTCTGTGAATGTTTGAGTTTATTGGCTTCCATGCTGATAAGTTTATCGGTGTGCTCCGCCATGCTTCAAGTCGGTATTGTGAAATTAGTTTAGGAGGCACATTcattcatctgttgatctgtccCTCTCTTTTCATTTATAACCTgaggggaaagaaaaacaaagagcaaAGGCTTGAGATTTTCAATTGGGCCCCAGTTACATTTTGAAGCCATATGTGGAATCCTTATTAACTTAAATGGgagattgaaacaataaatagatCGTTTTTATGTTGCATCCTTAACTCAATATATAGTTTTCAATGGACCGCCCTTTTCCAGTGATAGTGATTTATTATCTTCTGTCCTTCTCggtcttattttatcttatctttaACCTGATACGTTAACTGACTGAGATGCTGAGTCAGTGCTCATGGTCAAAGTATCCTTCAACCTGTGCTTGACAACAATTCTGTGGATACAGTCAGGTCATTCCCCTGGCAACTGTATGGACTTCTCTGGGATGTGTTTCCAACTCCCCAGTCTAGTTGACAGCTCTACTATTTCCTAGAGATCTCAGATGTTGATGTCCAAAGATCCCTCCCAATGAGAATTATATGGAGAGTGGTCTAGACAGCAAACATTTTCCATTgtagcaagggtgaaatgtaaaatttgttactaccggttctgtgggcttggtggtggtgggttaatgtgactgggtgggcggagccaactttttttttttacttttaaaagcatttttttacagcctctttggctgaagagcatgtagaaaaaatgctttgaaaagattctgatgatcccaggtggGTTGcatgattgccagaaccctttaaaagctttttttacagcctcttcagctgaagagcttgtagaaaaaatgctttgacagggttctgacaatcccagctgagccgcacgatcatcagagactttcttttttttttttacttttaaaagcactttttggccgaagaaaagaatgcagaaagaaaaaaaaaccccctctgatgatcacgtgattcagctgggcatgtggcggGGGGGGAGGACGGAAAGGGgggcagggacttttgctaccggttctctgaaccacccgccaccatcgctactggatcaggcaatccggtccgaaccaggagcatttcacccctgcattgtagCCTCTAGGTGATGGAACTGGCTTTCCCTATCTCCTTGCCTTTTGCAAAGTATtgaaaaaaacaattatttcaaTGTACCATTAGACCAAATTATTTAGAGGTATCCACCATTTATTTGTATGGACATCATGATTTTTACTATTCGATGGCGTTTTATCCACGTTTTCTTGTTCATCTCCTAGATTCTTAACTGGTCAGGAGGTTtgcaaatattgtaaaataaatagatataaaacaGGTCCAACCTAGCTTCCCTTCTGAACCTAGGAAAGTTCATACAGGTGCTGCCACCTACTGAGATGTATTTTACCTCTGTCAGTGTTTCATGTTTTTGGCACCTCAAGTGAAAAGCTATGTCTAAATCTCTCATAAAAGTATTGGATTTCCCCCAAATATCTACAAAGCAAAAATACctattgtttaaattttaaaaccaaTGCATATTTTAGACACCGGTGTGACTACTTTCTTATGTGGCTGTTCACCCAAAATTAATTTATGGTTTCACTTGATCTCTGGCTTTGGTAACAGAAGACTCAAATGCGGAATTCTTGGGTTTATTTTAAGTCTTAACATCTAGATTACAATAAAAGGTATCCTTGATACTTAAAAAGATGAGGGTGAGCCATTGTGTTTCACCCCAATATATTAAGTGCAATCTGATTGCTATAATGTAGCAAAAACAAATTAAGTTAATATAGTTTATCCAATTTCTCTGTTCACAAATATGATAGAAAATGTCGAGAACATGTTTGTGCATCATTTCCATGTTTTTTCCCACTAAACATTAAGTTTATATTTGTAGAGAATTTTGTTGCTTGCTACCTGGTTATATAGTTTGTAGTCTGAAGTAGTATAATCAGTTCTGTTACTTCAGCCCTGTACCTTTTTAGTACCATCTATTTGCTGTGCTACTTtacctttgctttattttattttttagtagcAAGAGAAAGTTATCTATCTGTCCTAAGAATTCATGTGGTGAGAATGATGGAAACATGAACTCAAAACAGTTGTTGTTACAGTTGTTAGACATAAAGTTTCCTACTTCAGCGATACATTCATAATATTTTCCTCctcacctcaccccaccccaacCACCCTCTGCATTATGCTTCTTGCACACATAACTTTTACAAGCAGAAATTACAAATTTAGAGTTACTAAAAAGGTTAGTAAAACAATCCCCCACACTGCTGCTTTTCATTGTGAAATATCTGCCCCATGGAGTCCATCTCATTCAGGATGTGTTAAAGATCAAGAATTCCTTAGCCATATGAACAATAATGTCAGCTGTACGAATACACTTTTCCAAAACACTTAAAAATCTAGcatactttccttttcttttccgggACAAAAACGAATGTGACATATGGTGACATATCCTCAGAATGTGGCCTTcattaaaacaacagcaacataACATTCGTGGTTCCAAAAATACTTCTGGAATGAAGTATTGGAAATATTCATAGACTTGATGTAGCTGTGGCTTTAAGCACCCCTTCCCACTTTCATTCATTGCGTTTCCAGGAGCTATCTCATATAAATAAGAATGTGATTTGTATTGTATAACTGAAAATcttctcagtggctaaaatgcaacATTTCTCATAGGTGTGGATTCATAGGAAAACAACTAGGAGTTGTATTCTCAGGAGATAGGCCTACTCTGGCTTCTGGCAAGAGAGCCATTCCATATCTTACAAATGAGGGCTGCCTTTAGCCAGTTTTTCAGCACCCGTATTGTGGATAGAAATCACCTTATCTGCAGCACTTACAAAGTTGTTGACAATGAAATACAGTGCCAAGAATAAAGTTCTTTGACTTGGAAACCGCTCATCATTTCAGCCATCCAAATCGCAGACTTCAGCATGGCTTCCAGGACTTTGTGATGAGCtgatatatatacaggtagtcctcgatttatgactagTCTCTTAATGATTGCTCAGAATTCCAGTAGATCTACCTGAGGCTTGCATTtacaacccagattcaaagtCCTGCTGGTTGGTctcgtgatcacattttgggcactctGTAACTGGGGggcatttatgaccatcatgaGCTATGACTATGATGGGTAGCCTCCATGATGTTTGTAACTCAAGTACTACTTGAGTACTATAGTGGCCACTCACATCTCTCTCCTCAAGGAACTCAGCATGTGAAAGATGTAGAACATCTTTCTGTATCTTTAACATGTACCCtaatgagagagaggaaaaataattTGAGATCTGAGCAGCAGAGTATTTTCATGACACATCTTATCTAAAGAAGCCCCTTATCATCTGCTTCCAGAAACTGATGGAATCTAAAGGATGGCAGAATACTCTAGGTAAGGCTGGATCCCAAGCAAGACAATTCAGTTGAGACTATATTTCTCCTATGAGAtagtccagggctgtcaaactcccagcccacgggctggatgcgtcacacactgccacacccatgcccggtttagcgaaggagaaaaatgttccaatacgtcacatgatgccgccatgacgacgtgagtttgacacccctgagataaTCTGATGAGATGTATTGTTGGTTCAGTTGCTTAATTATTGTCACTATTACTTTCCAGTCAAGAAAAGTTTGGTTTTCAGAAATGATATAGATAATGAAGTTTACCAGGTGACAGCTAGAGCAATAAATTGGATATCTCCTTATATCAGGAGAAAAAAGGCAACTGCATATTTTGTTGTTAATACTGCTccatcaaataagcatttagcgGAATTACCTCATCTGGTTGAGAAGCTTTTAGTATCTACTCCTAAAAATGGATTGCTGGACACCATAGATACCTGCTCTGATTCACCTCTACCAACCAATGATAGGCAATTAAAATAGTAGTTTTATTTGTCATATGCTTACCGCTTGGTAGgataaaaaataatacagtattaATCATTATAAACATGAATAATATAACTCACTTTAATTCAATTTAAGATCACTACTAAAGTACAGTGCCTTGGTAACCTGAATAGTCCATGATATCTACAATAATGATTAACAATTATAAGTAAGAAAAATACATAAAGCAGCTTTTGAAAACCGATAATAATAAATATCTTATACCTTTTTAAGATTAACAACTCCTGGTAGACAGACTGGCCTTTAATGAAAAAAGCCTGTTTTctacagcaagggtctccaaccttggcaactttaagacttgtggacttcaactcccagagttcctcagccagttttgctgattgaggaactctgggagttgaggtccgcaagtcttaaagttgccaaagttggagacccctgttctacagagcTGTTATTAGTATAAGTAAGTGCATGTGGGTCATATCAGATGGTCTGGTTTTCTATActgtctaaagaaaaaaaaggtgttgCAGTAATGGGGCCTATTAGCTACtcattaaaaaagtaaaaaaatgtgcCTTATAAAGTTTGTGGCCTTTGTGCTCCATCCTATAATACTCAGATTATGAGACAAATACATATTGAGTTTGGACTCTTAGTAGAGAAAGGCAAATATTCTTTCATAAGATGTGAGAAACCTGGTGGAGTAACTCCTGTGAATAAAGAATATTAATTGAAGAATTCATTTTGTTCACAAGGAGCAGA
This genomic window from Ahaetulla prasina isolate Xishuangbanna chromosome 2, ASM2864084v1, whole genome shotgun sequence contains:
- the KCNJ16 gene encoding inward rectifier potassium channel 16 yields the protein MAEHTDKLISMEANKLKHSQSYQETTSVGIKRMQKRFLQKDGSCNVYFKHIFGEWESYVADIFTTLVDIKWRHMFVIFSLSYILSWLLFGLVFWLIALQHGDLLPEEEVTPCVENVNSFTGAFLFSLETQTTIGYGSRCVTDECSAAILTVVLQSVLGCIIDTFIIGAALAKMATARKRAQTIRFSYYATVGLRDGKLCLMWRIGDFRPNHMVEGTVRAQLLRYVEDRVGRMILEYKDLKLLNDQIILATPVTIVHEINQDSPLYDFDRKTLAKENFEILVTFVYTGDSTGTSHQSRSSYVPREILWGHKFNDVLQLKKKYYKVNFLQFEETTEVYAPYCSAKHLDKKEQEYTSCDKTTNLESEISSSSSSSSSCSSGIRIRSFSADALIIHSEVSGESVKISSPMELPYDRALATLSRISMESQI